A region of Pseudomonadota bacterium DNA encodes the following proteins:
- a CDS encoding type II secretion system F family protein: MEREQMYRHGAELLFCAAIAIVVYLMVRAGPVARPQRGIRGARRAQALGKVGWFWIYELPIRFGARWIALLPIGSLRARVQCKLERAGDYLGLDPDEYISFVLLVGCGLALPTWLLLGSMAAGVALTAGLVLVSAHLSDLARRRTTGIAGALPQAIDLLVMCMSGGLDFSGALRLLAHEALEPRTPIGAEFARIVKEIELGRTRQEALLVFEQRTPCVAVQEFVGAVVQALNKGTSLTQVLRIQARVLRIRRSIAAEEAAARAGALMMLPLMLLMASTMVILFGALLIDASNAGF, encoded by the coding sequence ATGGAGCGAGAACAGATGTACCGCCACGGAGCCGAGCTCCTGTTTTGTGCAGCCATTGCGATCGTGGTCTACCTGATGGTTCGCGCCGGACCGGTGGCGCGACCCCAGCGAGGTATCCGGGGAGCCCGCCGCGCCCAAGCGCTGGGTAAGGTCGGTTGGTTCTGGATCTACGAGCTACCGATACGATTCGGCGCCCGCTGGATCGCATTGCTTCCCATTGGATCGCTACGCGCAAGGGTCCAGTGCAAGCTGGAACGCGCTGGGGACTACCTAGGTTTGGACCCAGACGAGTACATCAGCTTCGTCCTGCTCGTGGGCTGCGGCTTGGCTCTTCCGACTTGGCTCCTGCTGGGCAGCATGGCCGCCGGCGTGGCGCTCACCGCGGGTCTCGTGCTGGTATCGGCCCATCTGTCTGATCTGGCGCGACGCAGAACGACCGGCATCGCTGGGGCCTTGCCCCAGGCGATCGATCTTCTCGTCATGTGCATGAGCGGTGGACTCGATTTCTCTGGAGCCCTGCGGTTGCTTGCACACGAGGCTTTGGAGCCCCGGACGCCGATCGGCGCGGAATTCGCTCGCATCGTCAAGGAAATCGAGCTGGGTCGCACGCGTCAGGAGGCTTTGCTCGTCTTCGAGCAACGAACGCCTTGCGTTGCCGTGCAGGAGTTTGTAGGCGCCGTGGTCCAGGCGCTGAACAAGGGTACGTCCCTCACGCAGGTCCTGCGCATTCAAGCACGCGTGCTGCGCATTAGGCGTTCGATCGCGGCGGAGGAAGCCGCGGCTCGTGCCGGTGCGCTCATGATGCTGCCGTTGATGCTGCTCATGGCCTCGACCATGGTCATTCTGTTCGGCGCGCTGCTCATCGATGCCTCGAACGCGGGGTTCTAA